A window of Cryptomeria japonica chromosome 3, Sugi_1.0, whole genome shotgun sequence contains these coding sequences:
- the LOC131035947 gene encoding uncharacterized protein LOC131035947 → MGSTEYLLPGISAGKQKTIVLAMDKTLLYLTRCRKTSCSWCELVKLGSTDITAHLHKRPHVDSLLEALAKLNYEIIDFTSAEKEYVDDILDKVDVNKVIDYRLYRDSCTKVTEGSVKDLSKLGRDLKNVIIADDNPVSYNLQPENAFPIKQVVDYEYNDTELLELIDFCKLAAEAEDVREAFKMQLNTCNDDETSTNVKSESSEEGE, encoded by the coding sequence atggGCAGTACTGAATATTTGTTGCCTGGAATTTCTGCAGGAAAACAGAAAACAATAGTGTTAGCGATGGACAAGACTCTTCTCTACTTGACTCGCTGTCGTAAAACATCATGTAGTTGGTGTGAGTTAGTTAAATTAGGATCAACTGATATAACTGCTCATTTGCATAAGAGACCCCATGTAGACAGCCTACTTGAGGCATTGGcaaaacttaattatgaaattaTAGATTTTACTTCAGCCGAAAAAGAGTATGTAGACGATATCTTGGATAAAGTGGATGTTAATAAAGTCATAGATTATCGTCTGTATAGAGATTCATGTACCAAAGTGACAGAAGGCTCTGTAAAAGATCTGTCTAAGCTTGGAAGGGACTTAAAGAATGTTATCATAGCTGATGATAATCCTGTGAGCTATAACTTGCAGCCAGAAAATGCTTTTCCCATAAAACAAGTTGTGGACTATGAATATAATGATACGGAACTTTTGGAGCTTATTGATTTCTGTAAATTGGCTGCAGAAGCTGAGGATGTAAGAGAAGCATTTAAAATGCAGTTGAATACTTGTAATGACGACGAGACTTCTACGAATGTGAAGTCAGAGTCTTCTGAGGAAGGAGAATGA